In a genomic window of Meleagris gallopavo isolate NT-WF06-2002-E0010 breed Aviagen turkey brand Nicholas breeding stock chromosome 1, Turkey_5.1, whole genome shotgun sequence:
- the EMP1 gene encoding epithelial membrane protein 1 isoform X2, with product MLVLLAGIFVVHIATVIMLFVSTIANVWMVGSIGNVSWGLWMWCNNTCQSLTPSEGNEPSLKAAQAFMILSIIFSVVALVTFIVQLFTLEKGKRFYITGAITLVAWICILIGVSIYTARFTDSQSVSQAEYEIDSHHGYSFILAWICFCFSFVIGILYLVLRKK from the exons ATGTTGGTACTACTGGCTGGTATCTTTGTGGTTCACATCGCCACCGTCATCATGCTCTTCGTCTCCACCATTGCCAAC GTTTGGATGGTGGGTTCCATTGGAAATGTCTCCTGGGGACTCTGGATGTGGTGCAACAACACTTGTCAGTCACTGACACCCAGTGAAGGCAATGAGC CTTCCCTCAAAGCAGCGCAAGCCTTCATGATCCTCTCAATCATTTTCTCCGTCGTAGCTCTGGTTACATTCATTGTCCAGCTGTTCACCCTGGAGAAAGGCAAACGTTTCTACATCACTGGAGCCATCACACTGGTTGCT T GGATCTGCATTCTGATTGGAGTCTCCATTTACACAGCTCGGTTCACAGACAGCCAGTCTGTGAGCCAGGCAGAATACGAGATAGATTCTCACCATGGCTACAGCTTCATATTGGCCTGGATctgcttttgcttcagtttCGTCATTGGCATCCTCTACCTTGttcttaggaaaaaataa
- the EMP1 gene encoding epithelial membrane protein 1 isoform X1, with amino-acid sequence MLVLLAGIFVVHIATVIMLFVSTIANVWMVGSIGNVSWGLWMWCNNTCQSLTPSEGNEPSLKAAQAFMILSIIFSVVALVTFIVQLFTLEKGKRFYITGAITLVAGSAF; translated from the exons ATGTTGGTACTACTGGCTGGTATCTTTGTGGTTCACATCGCCACCGTCATCATGCTCTTCGTCTCCACCATTGCCAAC GTTTGGATGGTGGGTTCCATTGGAAATGTCTCCTGGGGACTCTGGATGTGGTGCAACAACACTTGTCAGTCACTGACACCCAGTGAAGGCAATGAGC CTTCCCTCAAAGCAGCGCAAGCCTTCATGATCCTCTCAATCATTTTCTCCGTCGTAGCTCTGGTTACATTCATTGTCCAGCTGTTCACCCTGGAGAAAGGCAAACGTTTCTACATCACTGGAGCCATCACACTGGTTGCT GGATCTGCATTCTGA